The Rhopalosiphum maidis isolate BTI-1 chromosome 1, ASM367621v3, whole genome shotgun sequence genome has a segment encoding these proteins:
- the LOC113548711 gene encoding cytochrome c oxidase assembly factor 6 homolog: MSSKEEFLSKTERTKCWLSRDNFWECLRSNNDNADKCTDLRLIYESSCPVQWVKHFDRKYNYLKFKEKMEKDGYEPLNEK, from the exons ATGAGCTCCAAAGAAGAATTTTTATCCAAAACTGAACGCACTAAGTGTTGGCTGTCTCGTGATAATTTTTGGGAATGTTTGCGTTCCAACAATGATAACGCCGACAAATGTACTGATCTTAGACTAATCTACGAATCATCTTGTCCTGTTCAATGG GTAAAACACTTTGATCGAAAATATAACTACTTGaagtttaaagaaaaaatggaaaaagatGGTTATGAACctttaaacgaaaaatga
- the LOC113549359 gene encoding N-alpha-acetyltransferase 38, NatC auxiliary subunit, with product METDNQNVQKTQLCNYLPERVHSEGRRKLMSWLNQQMKVNLIDGRILVGTFVCTDKDAHIILSTCYEYFNEKDLDTGESRLLGLVMIPGRHIVSIHTDVQQINEQPINASNFEEII from the exons ATGGAAACAGATAATCAAAATGTTCAGAAAACTCAATTATGCAACTATTTG ccAGAGCGAGTACATTCTGAAGGAAGACGAAAACTTATGTCTTGGTTGAATCAACAAATGAAAGTCAATTTAATAGATGGTCGCATTTTAGTAGGAACATTTGTTTGTACTGATAAAGATGcccatattatacttagtacATGTTATGAATACTTTAATGAAAAAG ATTTAGATACTGGAGAATCTCGACTTTTAGGTTTAGTAATGATACCTGGACGACATATTGTTTCAATTCATACAGATGTACaacaaataaatgaacaaCCTATAAATGCATCAAACTTTgaagaaataatatga